The sequence below is a genomic window from Pongo abelii isolate AG06213 chromosome 15, NHGRI_mPonAbe1-v2.0_pri, whole genome shotgun sequence.
AGGTGGAGCAACAGAACAATGGGAAAGAGGACTGGGAGAGGAATCTAAGAACCAGATGGCTTCAGCTCTCTAGAGGAACTGAGCCTATTCACAGTGCCTAACTTGGAAGCCTGTGAGGGACAGGCCTCAGGCCCTTGCCACGACCTACTTAGGCTACAATTTCCTTTAAGGCAGCCCCTAGCTCTGGGAAGGAATACTGGTAGCCAGTGGCCAGTGTTCGCCGTGGGATCACCTTCTGGCCCTCCAGCAGCATGATGGCACGCTCTCGCCCAAAGACAGCTTGCACCACAGTGCTGGGGAGAGGGATGAAGGCTCGGCGGCCCAGGGCAGCACCCAAGGTCTGGGCAAACTCAGCATTAGTGGCGGAGGATGGAGCCACTCCATTCAGGACCCCGTGCACGTGGTTTGCTTCAAGGGCATGGGTCAGGATTCCTGCCAGGTCCCCAATGTGTATCCAGGGGAAGAATTGGTGGCCTGAGCCGATGGGGCCCCCCAGGCCCAGGCGAAAGGGCAGCAGCATGTGGCCCATGGCACCACCCCCACGGCCCAGCACAACCCCTAGAGCAGGCAAGAGGGAAGGTACAGGGGTCCTCTCAGCCTTGAAGGAGCCCCGCTGCTCCTCCTGGTTTCTGTTTCCCCTTCCTCACTCTCCCCATGCTGACTTGGCTCTGTAACAGAAGTGAGC
It includes:
- the SDR39U1 gene encoding epimerase family protein SDR39U1 isoform X2 produces the protein MSSLHRGCRAAMPPSTWPERTSSTLSEAYYQPSLTAEYDEDSPGGDFDFFSNLVTKWEAAARLPGDPTRQVVVRSGVVLGRGGGAMGHMLLPFRLGLGGPIGSGHQFFPWIHIGDLAGILTHALEANHVHGVLNGVAPSSATNAEFAQTLGAALGRRAFIPLPSTVVQAVFGRERAIMLLEGQKVIPRRTLATGYQYSFPELGAALKEIVA
- the SDR39U1 gene encoding epimerase family protein SDR39U1 isoform X3: MAYYQPSLTAEYDEDSPGGDFDFFSNLVTKWEAAARLPGDPTRQVVVRSGVVLGRGGGAMGHMLLPFRLGLGGPIGSGHQFFPWIHIGDLAGILTHALEANHVHGVLNGVAPSSATNAEFAQTLGAALGRRAFIPLPSTVVQAVFGRERAIMLLEGQKVIPRRTLATGYQYSFPELGAALKEIVA